In Curtobacterium sp. TC1, the following proteins share a genomic window:
- a CDS encoding ATP-binding cassette domain-containing protein: MTTTPLAVEASGLVKTFGTNRAVDGVDLRVEAGTVYGVLGPNGAGKTTTISVLATLLKADGGEARIFGHDVRREAQTVRTLIGVTGQYASVDETLSATENLVVFARLLGLSRADAKRKAVELLERFGLTEAASRPLKNFSGGMRRRLDLAASLIAQPPLIFLDEPTTGLDPRTRAQMWDTIRELVATGSTVLLTTQYLDEADQLADRIAVIDHGKVVAEGTSDELKASIGSSSLQLRLTDALRLDAARSIVRNTLGVDAVASPEGSRLTAPMSDPDRVTDLLVSFREAGITLAEMSVQKPTLDEVFLTITGAPVTTDDDDNDSTDRELAGSIA, translated from the coding sequence ATGACCACGACACCGCTCGCGGTGGAGGCCTCCGGCCTCGTGAAGACCTTCGGGACGAACCGCGCAGTGGACGGCGTCGACCTCCGTGTGGAGGCCGGTACGGTCTACGGCGTGCTCGGTCCCAACGGCGCCGGCAAGACCACCACCATCTCCGTGCTCGCGACCCTGCTCAAGGCCGACGGCGGCGAGGCCCGGATCTTCGGGCACGACGTCCGGCGTGAGGCGCAGACGGTCCGCACCCTCATCGGGGTGACCGGTCAGTACGCCAGTGTCGACGAGACGCTCAGCGCGACCGAGAACCTGGTGGTCTTCGCGCGCCTGCTCGGGCTGTCCCGCGCCGACGCGAAGCGCAAGGCCGTGGAGCTGCTCGAGCGCTTCGGGTTGACCGAGGCCGCGTCGCGCCCGCTCAAGAACTTCTCCGGTGGCATGCGTCGCCGGCTGGACCTGGCCGCGAGCCTCATCGCCCAGCCCCCGCTGATCTTCCTCGACGAGCCGACAACGGGGCTCGACCCCCGGACGCGTGCGCAGATGTGGGACACCATCCGCGAGCTGGTGGCGACGGGTTCGACGGTGCTGCTGACGACGCAGTACCTGGACGAGGCGGACCAGCTCGCCGACCGCATCGCGGTGATCGACCACGGCAAGGTGGTCGCCGAGGGCACGAGCGACGAGCTGAAGGCCTCGATCGGCAGTTCGTCGCTGCAGCTCCGCCTGACCGATGCGCTCCGGCTCGACGCCGCGCGCTCGATCGTGCGGAACACCCTCGGTGTCGACGCGGTGGCCAGCCCCGAGGGGTCGCGCCTCACCGCACCGATGTCGGACCCGGACCGTGTGACCGACCTGCTCGTGTCGTTCCGCGAGGCCGGCATCACCCTCGCCGAGATGAGCGTGCAGAAGCCCACCCTCGACGAGGTCTTCCTGACCATCACCGGCGCACCGGTGACCACCGACGACGACGACAACGACAGCACCGACCGCGAACTCGCAGGGAGCATCGCATGA